A window of Metopolophium dirhodum isolate CAU chromosome 6, ASM1992520v1, whole genome shotgun sequence genomic DNA:
GGGCtggtttttatttagatttttattaatactacctactataattctatatttctaaaaaccattagaaaaaattgtaatttaaattaaattaaactttttagttttgatataaaattgtAACATCGCCCAATGTTTGCGATTGATTTGCGGTATTTTCATCGAACacaagaataacaatttattgttattaatctacttttataataaatacaattaaattatatattctgtCTTTTATTTCTCTGCATTCTAGCTGCTATAAGTACCTAAAAAAACCAGaatcttcaatattttatttttgtacggttaattgatattataaattaatataacttaaattgttttcattattttggttAGGTATTTATTcaaactgtatatattataatatacgttttatacaatttatgcttgaaaaatattgtgtaggtattgaacttgaaaattattattcaattgtaGTACCACAAAGAAAATAATGGTGACTGAGTATTAAATTATCTCGCGGACCACTTAAAACGACTCGTGTTTATccatcataagtcataacaaacacgaatcaatatatattaatatgatcatattgtaataatatcttGATTTTTGCGTAAAACTAATAACTTTTTAGGAAGGAAAAAAATGGCGTGACCGACAACGTTTGTACCTCATTATgccaccatataatattattgtatacattacatacgatgcgttttattattttttttatagataccaacgtttatatatattatattatacatatcaaaCTTTGAACGACCGCCAAAAAAGCAAAGCGAAAGTCTGTTTTCGTTAGCGGGctcataatatgatgtataataatataatacacggcccgcggtctaaaaatataatcccaaataataataaaaaaaaaatctcattaAATCGAAACGATCGAGGGCGCTATggaaaaaatacatacaatttatatgtataatattagtccaaggctgggcaagtccCATTTCAAgccaaaattagtaaattagaACTTGAACAATTTACcgaataattttctaattttttttctccaaaacaattttaatatcgaAACTTGAAAAATCGTCTAATAAATTTTCGTGGGACATATTTTTGACGTCGGTATCATAACTCGAACGTCTCATGTAGTACACAAATCATTAAAAGaccaatatgtatattatacaatttgttgtAAAATGTGAGTGTTTATGTGAGTAGTGGGGGCGTTACCGTGTGTTCTCGAAAACGTGGTACACAGAATGTGAAGTTGTTGGACGCTCGCAAAATACAAGAGTTAAAAAAATCGTAATTCAAAGGTATTTATGATCCAATAGCTTAATACCATTTCCCGCAAATACAAACATATGTGTAGGGTATTGAGTAATATAATGCTAACAGAGTGGTGTCCCCTGTTTTGGTGGACACACggtgtgtatacctataccaaaatctatttaatgaaaaaacttttctttttttttggcaGACCAAAAACAAGGAACAAGAAAAGGAGATGATGGAGTGGATTGGCAATGTTTTGGGCGAGCCGATTCCTGAAAGTGTCTCGTACGAGGATCATCTGAAGGACGGCGTCGTGCTTTGCAACCTCATCAACAAGATAGCTCCCGGATCGGTGAAAAAAATACAGACCAAGGGTTCCAACTTCCAGCTGATGGAGAACATTCAACGGTACGTCGTTCTATATATATAACtcaaatataggttatatattaatattatactatgatttATCGCTTGCCGGTGTGGGCTAAGTGTACGGACGTTTAAAAAAGAGAAAAAGACGATTTCAAGCATAGctggtacttataatatactattggtaTTATGTCCGATTGATGGATTGAATGTAAGTTATATTGAAATTAGAGGACGGCCACTGTCCATCAATTGTTTGTAAAAATCGTTCGTTTCACACGGGATTTCGGTTGAAGAATTCAATTTCGGGCTATCTTGCTGCTAATTTTGCATACacatttttaccataaaaatataatagaaataggcatgttttttatttgttttttttgttgccACGCtgtgaattaaaaacaaatcacatATTCTAGTCTTAAATgttgttttagatttttaccAATACAAAactcatcatttttttttttattttatctaaatttaataaCCTCAAAATTAGATTTCTGAGACCAAGTGATTTTTGGACGTCACTCCAACCTGGTAGTTACCGTTTTTAAAGTTGGCAacctaaatattgttaattgacaattttcatatatttaataattgcaaTAGTTAGTGATTGTTTTTAAATCCCAAAGGccttatgatatttttttttgaataaattgggATATATTTCTGTCTCTCACCAGTCACCCTGCCTGGGTGGAGGGGGTGAGGAGGAGGCACTTTCCCATTTTCTAAAAGTAGCTAGGGTGGTCCAACCGAAAGTGGGTGAGAGGCTGATGAGTATATATAATCCAATTTGCATAAGGTACCTCACTATTGCGGTCCCtcacttttatattttgttacgtTGAAAGATTCATTACAATCTGCATACATATATACTAGATacgttccaaaaaaaaaagatccaTCGACTGAATGGACGACTTGATCGAAGTATACactggttttaaatttaagtttttcacACAAAATTAAGTTATCGTGTCAGTTGAAAAATGTCTGCGAATTCGTTGATGACCGATGAACACAGTACTATATAAAGTACTACAAATGCCAATCGAAAactaattagtataaatataatcgttattattttcaattgccAGGATATCTATCATAAaaatgagaaaatatttttttacacaatactCAGTCGTTCGTAGTTTATTGCTAGAAGCTAAAAAAAGTTACACACACATTGTGTATTGTATTGCAAATTATTCATGTTGTTACATAGTGATTCTTTAACCATTATCACGAATTGTATTAACGTTATTGaacatatttaacatatttctaTTCCGAAATAAGTATAGAATATCGTACAAactaagaacataatatattatttagaataaaagTAAAATCGTGTAATACGCTAATGCtcagaaatttataatttttcattatggTTTTCCATTACTAATCTACCGCTCAAAGGGTTTTACCATCGGTTAAAATCGGTACTTTTTcactattatcattttataagcacacttttgatttcatattccgaagcagattatttttggaatacttcgatgtatatactatagtagtGGCGTAACGAACTTCATTAACGTgtgaggcacaataatttatattactaattataaatacgtatatgaataatattacgtatttacttGAATGGTAACTGAGAACGATTGGCTTAGTCTTggtgtgtacttaataaattatttactatgtgTGAAATGCCCCTAGTCTCCAGGGCACCCACCATCCTTTAatctgaggcacgtgcctcaaataaagtccttcgtcacgccactgtACTTTAGGTAGtactagtatatatataatattgttgtaggtATACGTCATGTTGAAACTCGAACAGTTCTGagtttgatattttcaaaacgtCTACTCTATAATTCGACCGCATGcgcttataaacatattattattttttagatttcaaGCTGCCATCAAAAAATACGGTGTACCGGAAGAAGAGATTTTCCAAACTGCCGATTTGTTCGAACGCAGAAACATAGCGCAGGTGACGCTCTGCCTTTACGCCCTCGCTCGCATTGTAAGTTCGTACCACCACCACATACTTAGTTTGTAATAATATGGACATGGACCTGCAGTTGTGCCTGAAACAAAGTTTGTATTTAAGAGGGTGCACTACTTGTTAGTTTTCTCCCTATGACACAACGCACCAAATTCACGTTCAGCAGAACCAACCTTCTTGGTTTTATAGTTAGAGAGAattcacctattatcaaacCCGAAGTTAAGAAGAATAAGAACACAACCCGTTCCGTTATACGTTggatattttttgacattttcattTGTATGTGAGTTAAGAGCgcgtaatttattacaattttaaaatgattatataaattgcataaaaattacaaaggtaaatttcataatagatgaattattaaaattaaaagtaacaacACAGGGTTGATTCTGGTTAACGTGCATTTACTGCTACGTTGTGCTTGGATCAGACAGGGAAAACAAATTTTGCAATGACATCTTCTTAAGAATCTGTGCACCAGTTGCACTTGCATTATAGTTTTACCTTCACGGGTATGAAAATGCTTTTTCCCCAATCTAATTCTATCAGCATTGAATTACCaccatatacatataaaccACGTTTGTAATATTGAAGTAATTATAAACTGAAAACTTATAATGTATTCATAATTTGGCAGctgcaatattttatttgttttatttagaataatatataacattacacGTGCAGTTTATTAACAATCTTTACAATGATGACTAATTACAAGACATTAGTGTAGTACACAATATTCAAAACGTGTTAttcataatagtaatacaaattTGAACATCAAGATTAATAAGCATTAAATTGTCCATATCTTTGTCCCCGCTATGATTTGTCAGGGACGCAACTGACCCTGATTATGCATATCCatcaataactatttaataatattaattctacgcGTATTTGTTTGTAGACCCAAAAGCACCCCGAGTACACGGGTCCGGCATTGGGACCTAAAATGGCTGATGCTAACAAGAGAGAATTCACCGAAGACCAGTTGAGAGCATCTGAAGGTCACCTCAACCTTCAAATGGGATTCAACAAAGGAGCCTCCCAGTCGGGTTTGGGATCCTTCGGCAACTCAAGGCATATGTAATGATCAGCAACACGCcccacaattatattatacatctgcGTACTACTATCACAATGACATGCTatgattattcaattatattttgttacacgCGAGGAAGcgacatttttactattatttatcatatattttttttccaaaaaagttcatatttatacacagttttttttttattattatacacagtgCCTATAtactaacaaaattaattattaaaatatatcaaagtataattatttacaaaaaacgtacatcttctatataatatcacctactta
This region includes:
- the LOC132946172 gene encoding muscle-specific protein 20 isoform X1, whose amino-acid sequence is MKTNQRINFLKLFALSHLTDVQKSHLSYAVRKDIETREIARLYSKRLRRWLKLKKRGGLIRPKGTKNKEQEKEMMEWIGNVLGEPIPESVSYEDHLKDGVVLCNLINKIAPGSVKKIQTKGSNFQLMENIQRFQAAIKKYGVPEEEIFQTADLFERRNIAQVTLCLYALARITQKHPEYTGPALGPKMADANKREFTEDQLRASEGHLNLQMGFNKGASQSGLGSFGNSRHM
- the LOC132946172 gene encoding myophilin isoform X2; translation: MPTKNKEQEKEMMEWIGNVLGEPIPESVSYEDHLKDGVVLCNLINKIAPGSVKKIQTKGSNFQLMENIQRFQAAIKKYGVPEEEIFQTADLFERRNIAQVTLCLYALARITQKHPEYTGPALGPKMADANKREFTEDQLRASEGHLNLQMGFNKGASQSGLGSFGNSRHM